TATATGTGTAGTGGCTAAACAACACTTAAACAGATTCTTCTTTCTTTCAAAAATGCTAAACGTTCCTCCAAAGGTTTTTCACGGAATGAACGACATTTCCTAAGTAAGTGAGGTCTTTTGTGAATAGGACAAAGTCTCTCAGCATCCTCAGCTTTCCGTTCATCTGTGTCAAAATGAACAGGGGAAGATACACTTATCTTGTTAACTGAGACTTCTCTTGATTTGCTTGGCTTCCAGCTAGCCTTGTCTGCCTTATGAAGTGAATCTGTTTGAATAGAAAAGTTGAACCCTGGGTCATTCCTTATTCTAGCTTGCTGACTAACAAAGTCAACCAAGACCTTGAAGGGGGGGAAAAGAAACACCATACTTCTCTTTGTAACCAGATCCATGTGACAACCACTTTTCTTGTAGATTAAATGGTAGCTTCTGAACTATGGGATTGATACCCCTAGATGTGTCCAGATATGACAGGCCTGGAAGGTATCCATCAGCCTTTGCTGATTCTATTTCCATAAGAAGATCACTCAATTCGTGAAGCTTTGAGTAGTCTTTGCTAGAAATTCTTGGGAAATGCTCAATACGCTTGAAAAGTGCTCTTTCGATAACCTCTGGAGCACCATAACACTCTTCCAGTCTAGTCCATATCATATCAAGGCCCCTCAATGGCTGATTAATGTGTACAGACCTCATGCGTTTAACATGCTCAGCTGATTCCTTTCCCAACCAACCATTTGACTAACAAGTCCATTTCTTCACTCGGTGTCAAGTTCAAACCACTTACAGCATTTTGAAAGGAACGCTGCCAGGCTCTGAAGCTTTCAGGTTGGTCATTGAACTGTATTAAACCAGTATTCACAAGTTCACGGCGAGCAAAATACCTGACAAAGTCTGAAATGTCTGTCTTATCTTGTTGGGAAGGTTGAAGTGACGGACTTGCCATTGGGAAAGGTGATGTGGTGCTTTGGGCGAAACGTGTATGCTTTCTGTGCTGTTTACCACCTTGAGTATTACTAGAAGGAGGATTCATGGCTGGTGAGAATTGTGATGGTTGATCAGAATCTTTCTTTGGTTGCATGTGATAGAATTCAGCATCGTTTGAGCAACTCTCTGCCTTGAAACTTGTAGCATAAACAGAATGTCTTACAGGTAATTCTGTGTGAGGCTGTATGGTTTCATCTTGAGGGAGTGTTTCTGTCTTTGTTGCTGATTCTGTGACTGCATGTAGATTCATCTGTTCAACGTATTCAGATGTCCGCTGCATAACATCAACAGGAGATGTTTCCAGTGGAGGATCTTGTTTACTATGGACGCTTGTGTCAACAGCTGCTTCTAAAGCTTCTGCTTCAGCTACGGCTGCAGCAGTTTCTCTCTCTAACACCATTTTATCCATTTTGGCCTCCAATTTGGCTTTCTCCACCTTTATTCTTTCCTCCTCATCTGCATACATCAAACGTGCCTTAGCTGCTTCAGCTTTTGCTCTGGCCATTGCAGCTGCAGCATTTGTAGAAGAGCTACCTGATCGTGAGCCGGACGAATATGATCTGGTTTTAAGTGAGGATGTGGACTCCATTGTGCACACAATACCCATTCAATTTACTTGAATCTTCACAAACTGCAGCTGTAACTTTTCCTGCAGCCACTTTTTCACTGTACTGTCCTTAACATGTTTTAATGGTTTGACAGTCAGATAAACTCCCTTCCCTCACATGACTCTGAAGACAAGAAGTTTATTTATCCACAGGTTTAATGGTCTTGGGTATGGAGTGAAactacaaacaaataaacatattttaataatcataataatgtCCACAAATTACCAACAATTACAGCATTGTATCAACATCCACAATAATGTAATGTTCTACAATACAAACGTAACAATTTGAaaagtaaataatgaaaaacCATGATGCTAAACACAATGTGGCTAatgcaataaataataataatcttaaaCCATaacaatttacatttatatacaaatataatgtACATCCATGTCAatcaaacaagtacttacaagTGATGCTGTTGCAGGATTAAAGATTACACAAATATATGGCGATTAAAGAGAGCCATCTTTACTGATGTCCACATGGAACACTCACTACTTCCTGATTCACTTAAATACAGGAAATCACAGAATTACTGCAACATCAACttgccactagatggcgctttaAACCCTAAATAAATTGAACAGGTTAACTAGTGCCATGgataacattaaataaatacagacattaaataattaaatgtgttactatattaaacacaaaataaagaaTCTGTAACATTAAACTTGTTCCAGCACATGCACACTACCTTTAAGTTATTTTCAacctttacatttttataatttattgcaACCCCTCAccagtcaagaaagttgaaatgaattgtaaattcaagttgattaaactttaaCATTTAAGTGCCGCTCGAGGAAAGCAGGATGCATTTTGAGGGGTGTGTaactgatgtgtgtgtgttacaggTTTCTCAGCTCTACATATATTGGTGTTGACTCTCTGTATTGCTGCATGTGGATCGGCTCTTCTGTTCTACTCtctcacatactgtacattaaaTAGTAAAGGTATGCTTTTTCAGCTGGGACAAAGCTACAAGACATTTATTGAAACATTGTTTTCCAAatactttttatttacattctAGGCATAAAGGTGCTGGTTCATGTTTGTCTTCAGTTTTGCCCGAATATTATGATGTTTCTGGCTTCAGTCTTCTGGTATGCTGCTGAAGGTATTTCAATGttaattgaaaataatttttctaaATCTATTTGACGATTAATTCAGTTCTTTCTAAAAATGTATCTCTTTGAGAAAACGCTtctctgccaatgacgagtttttataaacgggttgcaagtttacaaacattgcagggtgcgcgcgcatccaggaggcagaaagcccgattggtgagctgatccgctactgcaacaaccttaattattgaagtgTTCTTTATtgaataaaacttgattttagttgcatctgtttttctgtctttattgttactgtgatacatgtatgaattataaccTTAGGCTATTAACGTAATAGTctcatctactggtatgttaacatcaggcacccggcactgactctgttggtactattttccacgcaacaattccttggcattttgacttacagacaccgctactagcatacaacacaatgcacttctcttctttctgcctctcgtttgcgcgcgcaaccagttaatgacgtcgccgtgcaaccTGTCTatagcaatccatatttccgctattatccaccaggtggcactcttacccaacttataaaactttGAAGCACCCACTAatccaaaagcagtaaattctctgtgtatgttttgatcatcactctgaatctgatctctaacaaaagtcttttacaaaaatgcaattacctCATCTTCTTgctcaaaattttttatttttgaaaagcctacacatatttaagaggtgataaaaagagaacaaatgaaagcAGATTCAAATCAGattgtctgttttttcatttgatattgtttgattatatatttaaagaagaacatatTCTGAAAGGcttttaaacttttgttaaaatgctggtgctggttggcaacttttttcaaaaaacgctggcagggaaagagttaaaatgactATGCAAATGACAGCCAGACATTAAGTTCTATCACTTTATTTTCTTAATACTCTGACATGTCTTCTAACAATTCTAACATTTTTTCATGGGTTTCAGGATCTTTGCTTGAGACAGTATCTTTGCTTGAGACAGTCTCTTGCTGTACGCTCTATATTTTGAGGCCTCTGAGGTTGTTTTGGGTTACACCCCATATCAGTGATTTTCCAGGtttgactttttaaaaaattaatactCAGATCTTTAGATTTCTCATAATGTTATTGTCTAATAGattgtatgtatttttattttacaataaattaattCTATAAAATATGTTATCACCATTACAGTACTTTTATACACACTTACAAGATTTGATCATCTCTTTTTCCAGACAAATTTATTTACCTAATCAAGTCTTCACATGCTGATCAGTATTTTCCTGCTGTCACAGTAGCAATGTTTTCAGGTTGGTAAATCCATAATaaatattgttatattgacattTTGTATTACAACAAAGTAATGGTTACAAATTcaatttacataatttaaatcacaagaaaaaaACTTCTAATCTATTAATTTATTCTCTTTACGTGACATTGTTAAAGTTGATGTAGtgctttgtttatttatttttttaaatgatatttatatatatattttaatttgtttgtgCTAGCTCTGTTGGCAGAACATTTTAAAGACATCGACACAGTCACTGTGATGTTTATCTGGGTATCACTGGGCCTGCTGTGTCTGAGCTTTGTCATAAGTGAGTGAACTCACCTCAAATGTgtatcttttttaaatgcacaaacaTTATAAAACATAAAGATATGTTAAGCATTTTATAGAGGAAGCCattttatgcacttttgaactGAATACAACCTAAATATGTCAGCCTTTGGTTTAATACACTTTCTTAAAATTTACTTGTAGTCTCTAAAGAAAACACtcaaaaacaagttttttatgCTTATTTTTCCAGAATATGTTGTGTTCATATTCTGTTTGTGTTTCTCTCACCTAATCAAAAACTTTTAGATGGATGCTATTCAAGCTTTACAATCACATTTATTGAGAAGAGCAATTGTTAAGTATAATAATGTTGCTTATGACcacaagaaaacacacaaaaatagtTTGTGACTTTAATGTAAGAAATTCATACAAGAGTACCCCCTCTTAGAGAGTTCTTTGCCATGAGGTGCCATGTTCAACATCCAGTGGTCAGTATGAGAGAATTGTACTAAAAGCATCAAATTTGAAATGTTGTAATACAAGATACATTTTATGGTCCTGTCAAGCAGATAAAAATGAAGATATTTGCATGGTTAAACAAGGCCTACATCTATTATCATATGCTGAAATATGAGGGATGTACTCACGTTTGTCACATactgtgtttgtttttcatttttgtgatagaTTTGGCTAGATCCTGTATGAAGTTGCTCTCAGTTTTTGGAGAATCGTGTCAACTAAAGAGCAATGAAACTATTAAGAGTCTTGCTGCCTGTTGCTTTTATGTGCTGCCTTCAGTACAAGTCGGTCTTTTCTTCTACCCTCTTGTTGGCTTCTGGACAGGTAAGCAAGAACATTTCAGACTCTAGCGGATAGTGAATTAGTTGTCATCTTCTGTAACTTCCTCTCTCTTTTATAGTATTAATTGCTGCAGGGTTGCCAGCGCTCgctggtgtgtgttttttactCAAGTGTTGGACTGGCAGAAAAATGACACAACAGCGCAGTATGTTAATATTCTATCTGCTCTATTAAAACTGCATTCATCAGTGAGCTTTGTTGAATATAATGTAGTTGATATTATGTGTGATTTAGTGGTTTAACTTTCTCtgctcagtttttttttatctaGATAAAGCGGTATGGATACTGATGTGTGTAATGAGTGTGCGGATGATTTACGCTTACATTGATTTCCTAAGAAATAAAGGAGGtgtgaatatttttattaattgtattgaaacttaatttttttatatttcttatttaaaGTGAATGTTTTAATTGAACTTACTTTTgtttctaaaaataaataaagctgtGGTTTTGTTGACAGGTAATGTAGGACTGGTTTGTATGGCTGGATTTTCTCAAGCGCTGTGGGTGAACATATTTTCTGAAGTCCAAGTCAATTATCCGAGTAAAGTATTCGTTTTCTTCTTTCTGcttcttttgttgtttttcaagCATAAGATCTGGATTAGTTTTTTGATCACAGCAAAGTTTCAGTATTTCTACTACAGCCACTATAATTCAAATTTCACTTTATAATGAatactacagtatactgtactaggatagacatttttttaacagaatactattaaagctcccataacacaCATTGTTTCTGCccatctcatgttaatcttgagtagtAGTAGTATTACATTCTTCATATCTCTGAAGATTCAATAAGGCTGGCTTACTTGGAAAGCTGAAGAAGACTTTCTTCTCCTtccatccaaaaacacacttcttttgtgCCATTATTGAGTCTTGATACTTGTCCTGTGACAAATAtgcaaagtgcattcggcacaaaaATACTCTGTCACACGGCCACCTGCTGTTTAAaaaagtcagaatgcatgaaatgccgttaccccccccccccaaaaaaaaaaaattctattggcatataagtaaaatgtaattgtaaattTGTTGACAGCTACTAACTAGATTAACATAATCAGACCAGTATTACTTTACAGACATTTGCAGAAAGCTTTACAGTCTTCAGCATACATTTACTAACTTTGCATAAATCAGCCAGCACAAatataacaatatttaaaaaaatatatatatataacaaagTGTTGAAGGTGACACGTTATAAAAGCTTAATAGCGCTTTTGCACTATCAGGCCTGTGCGAGCCAGGGCTTCAAACGGGCCTCACGGAGCCAATAGCCTACGACCTCCAGCTGTGTAGTCAAAATCAAGACGCGTTAAAGTAAATAAGtgcaatcatttttttttacaaaaacgtTTCACTCTGCTCTACAGGGTTTTGGAACAAAAACGTTTTGTTCCTGTTTGGATCAGTCGGTCTTGTTCTTGTGAACTCTGTGGCACTGATGACAGACTTGATATTTAAAGCTGGTGAGACTTTATATTGAtattcttaaaggaacacgcccagattttgggaacttagcttattcaccgtatcccccagagttagataagtccatacatacctctctcatctccgtgcgtgctgtaactctgtctgacgcagcccctctagcttagcttagcacaaagtctagaagtgaatggctccagctagcaaactgctcccaatgaGTGACAAAGTAGcgtgaacattttcctatttatatgttgtgatttgtaactctgggggatatggtGAACAAGCTAAATTCTCAAAATctgggcatgttcctttaaggtCATGATGAAGAGCATGTGCTGGGTGCATCTCATAAGCAGATCTACATTataacggcgcattcacacggggcgtaagcgttaacgcttaacggaaggcttgtctgaagcgtgcccaacagccaatcacagtggccgctacacatgctccgttcttccataaacgtaattggctggctctgtctaggtaattagcataaggcgatctgattggctgacgcacgcgttgccgcttgaaaagttgagaaatgttcaacttctgccgcaagCAACGGCATTGACGAGGCGCCAACGGATCCACACTTCAGTTCGGCAActcatgacgtcacccattaaaagtgaatgggaagcgttaacgcttacgccccgtgtgaatgcgccgtaagATACTATACTGTGcattacactgttaaaaatgtgttttcatcCTCAGTTAACGGTGAACGTCTTGTTGAAGATCAGAGAATTGTTGTCTTCCCCTTTGAATGCCTCTTTACCATACCTCTTCTGATTTTACCCATTTTTACACCCTGtgagtaaaaatgtaatttagttTTATAGTGTATAAACAAAATGATTGCATTAAATGTGTTGTTGATGCTCTAGCAGTGTATTATTGTGCTTTACTATTTAAATGTGATATTAGGCCACACCTTAATTAGCTGTTGGAGCTAAACTCCAACTTGGTAACCCCTGCATTAGGAGGTTATTTAGTATGATTAAAGCTACTATAACATACATTCAAAATATACAtacaaaatgttgggttgttttaacccatggttagGTCAAATTTGGACTAAGTTATTAATAACCCTGTGCTTAGTTGTCCTTACCCAACtctgggttaaaacaacccagctttTGGGCTGAATTTTCCTAGcatggcaacagtttgttcaaagttaaatgaatattaaacattaacaagtctttatctttacagaataaaactaaaataacagcctcatgcaaagcattatgggaaccaaaatctgaaagaaaaaacagaaaaaggctGATTAGGATTTCTggtttccagaatgctttgcagcTCCAGTGTCTTTGGTCTTCTTTGTATTTACTGAGACTGATTAATACATTGTCTGCTCTCACACTTTAGGGACAGCTTTCAGATCAGAATCTCACCGGGACTCTCTGGTTGGTATATTTAATATGATTTGTAAGAAAGCTACATTAATTAAAGAACAATGAGTTTAATAAGATCCATGTCAGCAAAAGCAGAAATATTTGTTTCAAATGTCTTCTTTCTACCACAGGATTTTGATGGGACTCATGCTGAAAAGTGGACAGATTTTAACCAGAACCAGAGGACAGGAGAATCTTTTGAAATGAAAGTTGTAAGAGTACCTTTGAGCaatgaggaggaagaggaggatatCACCTGACCTGAGGTCTTTCAGCCTAGTCCGTATTGTGAGAGGTCCTTTAGGCATATATCTTTTTTGTTACTCCCAGATAACAACCGCATATAATTAATAACAAGCCTCATTGGGCAGTTttatgcttataaatatatGGCTTAAAGGAAATGTTGTGAAATGTTTCATTTCTTAAAAATGAGCTGAAAAAAGATCACGTTATACTTACTGTGTGGCGagtagctgtgtaataagcagGACAATGTACAACCAGCTTGTTGATATCCTAAATAAGTCCATTCAGGGTTATACAAGACTCATCTGCTTAAGTTAATGTAAACGGGTAGAAAAGaagcattaactctttcactggGTGCTTCCGAAAGTGCTAAAATACTGCATCCCAAGTTGGGGAGACATCCATGCACATCCGAATACAATGATTGCTGTACATCCTGTTTTGATACCATCATCAGGTCGATTTCTTAAAGCAGCATAAATGTATTCTTCGCTTCCCTCAATTTCGCATAATTCTTTGCATGTGCGGGTAATGTGATTGGGAGCCTGATCTCGTTCGGAAAAGTAAAATGGCAGCCAAGAAAGCGCTGAGCACTGTTTTAaagcaaatatataaaatgttcaCTTTTCACAACttcatatgcatttctagcTAATTGTATATTGTagttttgaaatatttgattAGTTACCACAAAGGCGCTATTTGTTTATAATTCAAAAAGAATTTTGTTACGCTGCCTATTTAGGTTGTCCAAATGTGTTTTCCTGAGCTGCCTTCATACCGCCAAGGCAATAAGTCACTGCCTAAACTTTCAGACATTGTATCAATGCAGCCTATGACCTGCTAATTTTGTACTTTTAAGTTTTAATGTATTATGTCTTATTTATGATGTGAATacaaagtgttttattaatattattatgctttaactttaaacaaacatttgCTAGTGAATaacattcatttatatttacagtacactgtaaaaaataaaagtacattttacgGTAGAAAACTGGCAGCTGCGGATGCCACAACTTTACTGTCAAAAATACGGTAGTAACATTATTGGTTTTACGggattgcatttttttataactgtctatttaacatttttatgttgctaaaaacagtatatacagtatctGTCAAATTCTttatattgtaatatttaatgtgtaatgtaaAGGTTTATGTTGTAATAATTACGGTTCATTACCATCTGACTATTTTATAGTTCAGAACTGTCTAATTTaaatgctacactgtaaaaaaatccataaaaaaTGGCCAGTACTTTTTCTATTATGTTTACGGACATTTCCTTTGATTCCTTTAAAATTCTGTAGATTTACAGTACATTCTCCGTAGTCTTTATGGACACTTCAATtcgcctatgaaacgcaacaatggtgacaatcaacaacaaagcttcatgccgcaatgcatgctgggtaccaggattgtaaaAAACCTATTCATAACTCCCATGCATCATACATTGtgacatgacaaaattgtgcaactttcttaccatttactgtcaccattgttgagatttgtaaaCCAATTGTTGATGTAtctctaaagcaaaaaaaaaaaaaaaaaactaaagcagtcttgttcaaaacagTGCCATTTTCACAGAACATAATTTTTTGTGCTTAACTCTTTATTGTTCTTTatcattttatgtttaaatgatAGGCATGACATATAAGCAATCCATCTAGATCATgtgatagttttttttttttttttgctgtgttaTATAAAATTTATTGTAAATCAAAACATTTCTCAGGTAATATTAACTGctgcactttttgtatgttgaACACATTATTTTGAGCAAAACGCAACTGCGATTTACAGCGTTATTGTGAATTAAAATGACTTATTACCAGGATTTAGGTCATACCACCCATTTCAAACCATCaggtaaatatgtaaaaacagtgttttgttgtattttcttgtacttgCAAGTTCGACTTgactttattttgaaatttaaaagtataaatatttgtttgaatattttaataaatgtttttgtttcatgtccTGTGTGGTTCTTTGTTTCAGAGATATTGCAGTATAACTCCGCTCCAAATGATAAGATTTCATGAAGGCAGACATTGAAAACGTACTTAGAATATCCCACAACTTAACCTTCTGCTGATAATTtatttgtactaaaaataagaataataaaatgaaCTTTTATGCTTGTACAGTATAATGTACcgtttattttacagtaaatgaACCAGccacaataaaacaataacacCTATTACAAACCAAAAACAAAGAATGTAAAAGAGACACCTGGTTTTCTTGCAGTGTGCAAATGTTGAAAAGGATATGAATCATTGCAGTTGGTTAGCTGTACTAGTTGGTTTTTAgtagattattttaaaatgtaggacACCAAAATCTTTCTAGAGGATATTGTATTTAACTGTCCCAGAGATACATGTTTTTCCTCTTGTTTGTAGTTCTTCAGAAACAGTAATTCACTGTTTAATTCAGTAAATCGGTAACTGGTCGATTCTTTGACGTCATACGGCGttcagtctgcgcagcgccgcatcaAGCACTTCACCAATATAACAACTGCTATCTGATTGGTCGTTATCGCTAAATCCCACCCCCACCGCTAACCAAATTGGTCCAATCAGCATGGGCCTCAACCAACGTCGTCCTTTACAGCCAATCAGTTACGTGTACGGATCGAACGTCACTATAcgtaattaatattcataagtTGTACAATCACACACGGAACTGTGGAAAACAACCGAGCGTTGAGAAAAGTGAATGAAAAACCGTACGTTTGtagtttttctagttttaaaaTACGTTTTTACCTTTTAACAAGCAACATTCAACGACAAAAATGTCGCTATCTGTAATAATATAAGGCGTTTTGTGCGTTAACGTTGTTTACTGCAGTTTGAATCGAACATTACGTTAACGTTACTGTTTTGATGTATTATCTTTCTCTAAATGAATAATATGTGTCTTTCTGTATACTCCAGTTTGTTTATCTTAGTTTATTTCACATCACAAAGCGTTAATTAtcgtaaaataaagtttgtATTGATGTCTGGTCAGTTGAGGTTTGAAAATGAAGTTTTATCGATCTCATTAAGCTGTTGATTCACGCTTAGTTGTTTTAGAAATAAATTGCATGTTCTATTAAATAAACTAACCCAATTACTACACTACAGTGAAGTATTGTTTAATATACTTCTAATCTGATGTGTTTCACTGAAGTAACCAGTTAAAAACTTAATTAGCCTACTGTTTGTACAAGTTACTGTATTTACTAGCGAGTGTTGGTCCTattaattgtattgtattgtattgatATATTTTTGCGTTTTTACCAGAGCAGAATGATAGTTGCATGCCTTTGTCCGCAAATACGTCATCATTGTAGTGCATTTTAAACACACACTTTGATTTTATTTGAAGTATCTTTGCAATGGGGCAAATATTTTGCATGTAGTGTAATATTCTCGTGTATATGACTAGATTTGCTTTATGATAGTATTGAGATCGTGAATCTTTTACAAATTTGGATTTTTATAACATGACTCCTATACACTGGCACATTTCTGACAGACTTGTTTGTCAAGAGgtgttatttttgttatttacgtCATCATTGTTGTTTCAGGTCTCATATACATCATTTGAAAGTTTTGATGGCATCTGCAGAGTAAATGAAGTGAGGTGCTGAAGAGATTTATCATCATCTGTCATCTGAAACAGAATGGAGAACTCATCATCCAGAGATGAATACAAGATCCAATCATTTGATATGGAGACGCAGGCGCTCCTCAAAACCGCTCTGAATGATCCAGGGTCAGTTGATCTGGATAAAGTATCCAGTGTTATAGTCGAGCAGTCTCTGAAGGACCAGGCCTTTAGCAGAGAGGCTGGACGAATCTGTTACACTATAGTCCAGGTAAACACAGTACAGACAAACATATAAAACATCACGATTAAACTAGAGAAGAGATAAAAGCAATTGTATTTGTATACTGAAAAGTATTTGTATAATTTCTGTAGCATTTGTCTTGCCATTTTATCATAATATTAGGTTTGTAAGTAGGGTTGTGTATTGGCAAGGATAATATATCACAGTGGATAGGTCACGATACAAATTGATATCTTGATATCCTGCAGTAcaatatatacactcacctaaaggattattagtaacaccatactaatactgtgtttgaccccctttcgccttcagaactgccttaattctacgagGCATTAATTcgacaaggtgctgaaagcattctttataAATGTTGGCGCTTATTGATAGGATGGTATCTTGCAgttaatggagatttgtgggatgcacatctagggcatgaagctcccgttccaccacatcccaaagatgctctattgggttgagatctggtgactgtgggggccattttagtacagtgaactcattgtcaagaaaccaatttgaaat
This window of the Misgurnus anguillicaudatus chromosome 19, ASM2758022v2, whole genome shotgun sequence genome carries:
- the LOC129426095 gene encoding uncharacterized protein isoform X1 encodes the protein MNFLHCILMLIFVIHDDTLELNVQGSATLVVPLGGSVVLPCYVETPLVMESVRVEWTRKDSDILVHLFQNGDIRPEAQHQDYHDRAHFFTEDIKHGNFSLLLNNLTAEDKGVYRCKVYSNKDADKTLVTIKDVEYLIVSGSDQLIFADVGDDVTMNCSVDSHIKPEEIEEVSWKKRDKDDEIPVLLYQSNETQSESSDEQYRDRVEFFTDEIHRGNFSLRLKRVRTEDKGVYICQVFTGRLSANTTVILERLGFSALHILVLTLCIAACGSALLFYSLTYCTLNSKGIKVLVHVCLQFCPNIMMFLASVFWYAAEGSLLETVSLLETVSCCTLYILRPLRLFWVTPHISDFPDKFIYLIKSSHADQYFPAVTVAMFSALLAEHFKDIDTVTVMFIWVSLGLLCLSFVINLARSCMKLLSVFGESCQLKSNETIKSLAACCFYVLPSVQVGLFFYPLVGFWTVLIAAGLPALAGVCFLLKCWTGRKMTQQRIFFYLDKAVWILMCVMSVRMIYAYIDFLRNKGGNVGLVCMAGFSQALWVNIFSEVQVNYPRFWNKNVLFLFGSVGLVLVNSVALMTDLIFKAVNGERLVEDQRIVVFPFECLFTIPLLILPIFTPCE
- the LOC129426095 gene encoding uncharacterized protein isoform X2, coding for MNFLHCILMLIFVIHDDTLELNVQGSATLVVPLGGSVVLPCYVETPLVMESVRVEWTRKDSDILVHLFQNGDIRPEAQHQDYHDRAHFFTEDIKHGNFSLLLNNLTAEDKGVYRCKVYSNKDADKTLVTIKDVEYLIVSGSDQLIFADVGDDVTMNCSVDSHIKPEEIEEVSWKKRDKDDEIPVLLYQSNETQSESSDEQYRDRVEFFTDEIHRGNFSLRLKRVRTEDKGVYICQVFTGRLSANTTVILERLGFSALHILVLTLCIAACGSALLFYSLTYCTLNSKGIKVLVHVCLQFCPNIMMFLASVFWYAAEVSLLETVSCCTLYILRPLRLFWVTPHISDFPDKFIYLIKSSHADQYFPAVTVAMFSALLAEHFKDIDTVTVMFIWVSLGLLCLSFVINLARSCMKLLSVFGESCQLKSNETIKSLAACCFYVLPSVQVGLFFYPLVGFWTVLIAAGLPALAGVCFLLKCWTGRKMTQQRIFFYLDKAVWILMCVMSVRMIYAYIDFLRNKGGNVGLVCMAGFSQALWVNIFSEVQVNYPRFWNKNVLFLFGSVGLVLVNSVALMTDLIFKAVNGERLVEDQRIVVFPFECLFTIPLLILPIFTPCE